A window of Streptomyces sp. NBC_01689 genomic DNA:
ACGGCCGCCGGACATTCCTCCGCCATGCGCGGATTCGTCGTCATACACGGTTTCACCGGCATACGCGCATTCACGGACATACGCGGACCCGCGGGGACTCGGACGCGAACCGCGGGCCCACCGGCCCACGAGGACTCACAAACGTACGAGGACTCAGGGACGTACGAGGAGCTGGAACTCGAAGGAGTAGCGGGACGCGCGGTAGGTGTGGGTGCCGAACTCCACGGCCCGCCCGGTGTCGTCGAAGGTGGTGCGCTGCATGGTGAGCAGCGGGGCCCCGGCGGGCTCGCCGAGCCGCTCGCCCTCCTCCGCGGTGGCCGCACGGGCGCCGACGGACTGCCGGGCACTGTGCAGGGTGATGCCCGCGGCGCGCATCAGCCGGTACAGCCCGGTGGCCTCCATCCGGGCACTGTCCAGCTCCAGCAGGGCGGGCGGCAGGTAGTTGCAGAGGTACGCCATCGGCTCCCCGTGGGCGAGCCGCAGGCGCTCCACCCGGTGGACGTCACTGCCCTCCGCCACCCCGAGCGCGGCCGCGACCTCTGCGGACGCCGGCACGACGGTGTTGACGAGCACCCGGGTCGCCGGGCGCTGACCGGCCGCCTCCAGGTCGTCGTACAGACTGCTGAGCTCCAGTGGACGCTTGACCTGG
This region includes:
- a CDS encoding GntR family transcriptional regulator, which produces MSLQLSVDRSSPVPLYFQLSQQLEAAIEHGTLTPGSLLGNEIELAGRLGLSRPTVRQAIQSLVDKGLLVRRRGVGTQVVHSQVKRPLELSSLYDDLEAAGQRPATRVLVNTVVPASAEVAAALGVAEGSDVHRVERLRLAHGEPMAYLCNYLPPALLELDSARMEATGLYRLMRAAGITLHSARQSVGARAATAEEGERLGEPAGAPLLTMQRTTFDDTGRAVEFGTHTYRASRYSFEFQLLVRP